The region ATCTTGTCCGTCATGATCGCGGTCACCTGACGCTTCTTCAAGCGGTCCTTGCAGGCTTCGAAACTTGGCTCCGTTACGGGATTCTGACCAAGCTCGTTCCTGATCACCTCCACCGATGTCGTGCCGGCTGCCGTGCACACTTCGGCGCCGGTGAATGAATGCAAATCCTCGGGGCCGTGGTAGTCGGAACGAACCAGCACCCCGGTCTTGGAGCGGAGGTAGGGGCCGATCATGTCAACGAGCAGCCTTCGGTCGTCCGTCATCGAATAGCTGGCAATGACGACGTCCAGGCGGTCCTGCTGCAAATAGGACTCACGGACCTCGGACGTGATGGGCTGGAAAGCCGCTTCCCGCTGGAACTGCTCGGCGACGCGCCGCGCGAGATAAATCTCGAATCCCTGCGGGTTGGTGGGGTCCTTCGTTGGACCGGCGAGGCCGGGTTGATCCACTTTGACCCCGAAGGAGGCGAACCGCGCATTCTGGAACAGGCCGGATGAACTAGAGCATCCCGCGACCAGCAAGAGCAGGAATATGCCGGAAAAAATTCTGGTTGCCATCGGAGTCCTTCTGTTAGTTGTGCAGTTCGGCGCTGTCGACATGGAGTTGCATCCGGCATCCGTCGCGTGCTCGCATCGTTACCACGGCGTTGATTTCGCGAGCGCCGTGCACGGCTACGGTTCCTGGTTCGTCGGAGCTGAGCGTGATCGGGCTGGGGTCGCTGTCCAGCTTGAGATCAACTTTCGTTTCTGGATCGGTGCGGCAGTCTTGAATTTTCTGACCCGAGCGTGAATTTGTGATACCGAATCTGATGGTTAGATAATCGCGTTCCTGGGTGGTAGCTATGGACATGGCGACTTTTTGCTCGTTGCGCAGTTCGGACGTCGCTCCGCTGAATTTCACGTCGGCGACCACCTGCAATGAACGGGTTTGTTCGTACACGCTGTACGCCGCCGCGCCCAGCACGACGAACAGGAGCGCCAGTCCCATGGCTATCCAGACCGACAGCCGGCTGTCGGTCGGATTGACGATCAGTGCGATGATCGCGACTGCGAGCGCCAAGATGCCGGCGATGTCCGCGCCATTCTCGACAGTGAAAAGCCATGCGGTGAGACCGAAGCTGCATAGAAAGAATAGGAGGGTCCAGATGAATTTTCTTGAAACTATTTCCTTGACCTTCGCCAGCCTTGACACGCCTCACCCCTACCTGACTATGAACAGTTCCCGCTGTATTAAGTTGGTGTCAAACCAGGTGCGCCTTACCGACTCGGGGCAGCAGTCGGAATATTCCACCGGATCTGCGGGCTCTTGATCGTTACGGCATTTCGGTGGACGTATGTGACCACCGTTTGGTTCCCGAACGAGCTGCGAATGATCTGACTACACCCGTTCGGCCTAGTGTTCCGTCCAGGACGCTTGCTCGGGGACATCGATCACAACCCGCCGCACCGTCATCGTCGATGACGGCTGCGAAAAGGCGAGCCTCGCCCCACTCCGGTTCGCGGAAAAGCGCCCCGGCGATCAGGGCGCTTCTCCGTGCCGGGTGACTTGCTCCGTCCTACCTCCGGTGGCCGTTGACGCGGATGCGGGACATCGGGCGGTCGGCCCGCGACGGTGCCGCGACCCCTACCGGTTTTTGGCGGTCCCACGGGAGCAGTTGCTTGGAGCCCGTGCGGTCGGCCAGGCGGAGGGACTGGGCCGAGGTGATCCACTCCTCCGCGGGTTCGGCGATCTCCAGGAGCAGTGCCTCGAATTCCGAGCGCGTCGTCTCCAGGATGTGCGGCGCCGCGAGCCAGCGCAGAACGTTCCGGCCGGTCACCGCCATCCGCTGCCGGGGCGAGGTGACCAGCCGCTCGTCGAAGTAGCGGATCAGCACCTCGTCCACCACGTCCCAGGCGTTGGCCGCGCCGAACAGGTCCCGGACGTCCTCGGCGTCGAGGATGTGGAAGCACTCCTCCAGCAGTTGCATGACCTCCACGCGCAGCACGTTCAGGTGGCCGTAGGAGGTGAACTTCAGGTTGTTGCGCAGATCCAGGCCGCTGCGCCGCACCACGGCCATGCTGCCGAAGGCCATGTCGTGCGCCCGTTCGCGGATGACATCGGAGATGCGCTTGTCCCGCCAGAACAGCGCGACCTGGTTGTTGAACTGGATGAACAACCGATGGAAGTCGGTGTTCGGCCGCGAGTTCCCGGAGCCCAGCCCACGGCCGTAGCCGAGCACCCGCCGGTAGGCGCTGATCCGGTCCCGCTTGGTGTAGCGCAGCACGTCGCGACGATCGAACCGGTACAGCCCGAACGCGCCCGGCCCATCCGAAAGCCGGATAGCGCCGCGCTGGAACAGCTCCTGCATCTTCTGCACGACGCGGAACACCCCGATCCGCTCGTGCTGGTACAGGTAGTAGAGATCGCCGACGGCGATGATCCGCTCCGAGGCGACCGTCTCGTCGTAGGTCTCGATGCCGTGCGGCATGCGGGTCGCGCCGAGGTCCCCGGCCGATTCGCCGCCGAGGCCCACCAACTGCGCGAGTCCGCCGTCTGCCGGGCGGGGCTGGGACTGTTCCTCGGCTTCGACCGCGAAGAGCATGTCGTCGATCTGCTTGAGGATCGCCTCGCCGACATGGGGATCGCTGCCCAGCTCGTTCGTCAGGTTGCCGGCGACCTGCCTGCGCAGCGCGGCGACCCGGTCGAAGAGTTCCCGGTACTGCTTTTCGGTGGCCATCATTCCTCCGTGCGGGGCGCGGGCGGTCC is a window of Saccharopolyspora phatthalungensis DNA encoding:
- a CDS encoding transporter substrate-binding domain-containing protein, yielding MATRIFSGIFLLLLVAGCSSSSGLFQNARFASFGVKVDQPGLAGPTKDPTNPQGFEIYLARRVAEQFQREAAFQPITSEVRESYLQQDRLDVVIASYSMTDDRRLLVDMIGPYLRSKTGVLVRSDYHGPEDLHSFTGAEVCTAAGTTSVEVIRNELGQNPVTEPSFEACKDRLKKRQVTAIMTDKIILEGFVQNEHEFKLLDKEFGSDGYYAIAIPKNHPSECGTILNWLKGYVDSPEWKNNFTTYFPGVDPDDYSVSSSLVEAKTVCDG